The following coding sequences are from one Streptomyces sp. NBC_00536 window:
- a CDS encoding LysR family transcriptional regulator — protein MLDLSRLRALHAVSVHGSVAGAAAALGYTPSAVSQQIAKLERETRTTLLERRGRGVALTEDARHLASTAQELLGIVERAETTLEERRGQPSGLLRVAAFASAARGLLPGVLAELAHRHPALEVRLTEVDPHLSVDLVTRGVTDLAVAHDWDIAPLPVPDGVEQAVIGDDPCDLLVPEGHPFTARTSLRRTDLVGERWVCQPPGRVCHDWLVRTLRAVGSEPVIAHVAEENHTLVALVAAGLGIAVVPRLGTGALPPGAVAVPLRPAPMRRVHAVWRAGAARRPAITAAVRTLQDHWAASSGGPGECP, from the coding sequence ATGCTCGACCTGTCCCGGCTCCGCGCCCTGCACGCCGTCTCCGTCCACGGGTCCGTCGCGGGCGCGGCCGCCGCCCTCGGCTACACCCCCTCCGCCGTCTCCCAGCAGATCGCCAAGCTCGAACGGGAGACCCGCACCACCCTCCTGGAGCGCCGCGGCCGCGGTGTCGCGCTCACCGAGGACGCCCGCCATCTGGCCTCCACCGCCCAGGAGTTGCTGGGGATCGTGGAGCGCGCCGAGACCACCCTGGAGGAGCGCCGCGGCCAGCCCAGCGGGCTGCTGCGGGTGGCGGCCTTCGCCTCCGCGGCGCGCGGCCTGCTGCCCGGGGTGCTGGCCGAACTCGCCCACCGCCACCCGGCCCTGGAGGTCCGGCTGACCGAGGTCGACCCGCACCTCTCGGTGGACCTGGTGACCCGCGGGGTCACCGACCTGGCGGTGGCCCACGACTGGGACATCGCCCCGCTGCCCGTGCCCGACGGGGTCGAGCAGGCGGTGATCGGCGACGACCCCTGCGATCTGCTGGTGCCCGAGGGCCATCCCTTCACCGCCCGGACCTCGTTGCGCCGCACGGACCTGGTCGGGGAGCGCTGGGTCTGCCAGCCGCCCGGCCGGGTCTGCCACGACTGGCTGGTGCGCACCCTGCGCGCGGTGGGCAGCGAGCCGGTCATCGCGCACGTCGCCGAGGAGAACCACACCCTGGTGGCCCTGGTCGCGGCGGGCCTGGGCATCGCCGTGGTGCCCCGGCTGGGCACCGGGGCACTGCCGCCGGGGGCGGTGGCCGTCCCGCTGCGGCCCGCTCCCATGCGCCGGGTGCACGCCGTGTGGCGGGCCGGGGCGGCCCGGCGGCCCGCGATCACGGCG